The Staphylococcus simiae genome includes the window TAAAATTTGTTTCTGTTCCACCCCTGAAAGACTGACTAGTTTTGTAAAACTTTGCTTTTGCAACATTTTACAAACCAGACAGTTACTACCAAATACTTGAATTTAAGTGTGTAATGTTTTGTCCTAGTAGGCTCTCCAAATATAAAAATAGCTGTGAGAAAATCTATCGTCATAAAGTTTCTCACAACTAATCTTAGTATCTTTACGTTATCTTATCATCATTTAACTACAATTTCTGTTATCATGAATATAGAGTATATTCAAAAGAATGGAGCGATTATATGTCTCAAGGTTTACCATTAAGAAGTAATATTCCTACAACTGAAAAATGGGATATCACTGATTTATTTAATAACGATGAACAATATTATGAAACTATTAATCAATTACTTAAACAAGCTCAAGCTTTTAATCAACAATTTAAGGGACAATTAACAAATCATAAGATAATTGAACAAGCTTTACATGACTATGAGAATATTTTGATTTCATTAGATAGCTTAGCAAATTATGCAGAACTGCGTTTAAGTGTTGATACGCAAGATGATTCAGCCCAAACGGTCAGTGCTAAACTATCAACGACTTATGGCAAAATTGTCAGTCAGTTATCATTTGTAGAATCAGAAATATTAGCGTTGTCTCAAAATGAACTAACTACATTAGCAGAATATACAAAATTTACACATTATATTGAACAACTTATTCAGCAAAAGCCACATCAATTATCTTCAGATGTCGAACAGGTATTAGCAAGTCTATCACCAACATTGAATAGTCCATATGATTTATATGGCACTACTAAAATGTTAGATATCACTTTCGAATCTTTCGAACATCAAGGTACAATCTACCCAATGGACTATGCCACATTAGAAAATGAATATGAAGATAATGCAGATGCAGAATTTAGACATCAAGCATTTCAAAACTTTAGTAATGCTCTTAAAAAATATCAACATACTACAGCAGCTACTTATAATATGCAAGTACAGCAAGAAAAAATTGAGGCAGATTTACGGGGCTATGACTCTGTCATTGACTACTTATTACACGGCCAAGAAGTTACACGCGATATGTTTGATCGTCAAATTGACGTCATTATGAGTGACTTAGCACCCGTTATGCAAAAATATGTTAAATTATTACAACGTGTTCATGGATTAGAAAAAATGCGATTTGAAGATTTGAAAATCTCTATAGATCCTAATTATGAGCCTGATATTACAATTGAATCATCTAAAGAGTATATATTTGGCGCGCTTAGTGTGCTTGGAGATGACTATGTCGACATGTTACATCAGGCGTATGATCAACGATGGATTGATTTTGCACAAAATAAAGGCAAAGAAACAGGTGCTTATTGTGCAAGTCCCTATGCTACACATTCCTTCGTCTTTATTTCATGGACGGGCAAAATGGCTGAAACATTTGTCTTAGCACATGAGCTTGGACATGCAGGTCATTTTAACTTAGCGCAGCAACACCAACCATTTTTAGAATCAGAAGCATCTATGTACTTTGTTGAAGCACCATCAACGATGAATGAAATGTTAATGGCAAATTATTTGTTATCCAATAGTAAAGATTTACGATTTAAACGTTGGGTTGTCGCATCTATTTTATCTCGAACATATTATCATAATATGGTAACACATTTACTAGAAGCAGCTTATCAACGCGAAGTTTATAGACTTGTAGATA containing:
- the pepF gene encoding oligoendopeptidase F; this encodes MSQGLPLRSNIPTTEKWDITDLFNNDEQYYETINQLLKQAQAFNQQFKGQLTNHKIIEQALHDYENILISLDSLANYAELRLSVDTQDDSAQTVSAKLSTTYGKIVSQLSFVESEILALSQNELTTLAEYTKFTHYIEQLIQQKPHQLSSDVEQVLASLSPTLNSPYDLYGTTKMLDITFESFEHQGTIYPMDYATLENEYEDNADAEFRHQAFQNFSNALKKYQHTTAATYNMQVQQEKIEADLRGYDSVIDYLLHGQEVTRDMFDRQIDVIMSDLAPVMQKYVKLLQRVHGLEKMRFEDLKISIDPNYEPDITIESSKEYIFGALSVLGDDYVDMLHQAYDQRWIDFAQNKGKETGAYCASPYATHSFVFISWTGKMAETFVLAHELGHAGHFNLAQQHQPFLESEASMYFVEAPSTMNEMLMANYLLSNSKDLRFKRWVVASILSRTYYHNMVTHLLEAAYQREVYRLVDNGESLTANKLNHIMLTVYQQFFGNTVEFTDGAELTWMRQSHYYMGLYSYTYSAGLTIGTVVANKINNEGQSAVAAWLETLKKGGSASPIELAKTAGVDITTDEPLKATIHHISNLVDEVESLTNQIEQQL